CCGTCGCAGGTGATCTCCCCCGCGGTGACCAGCTCCCACAGGGCCTGATCCAGGTCCGTGCGCAGTCGTCCCGTGACCTCGTGAAGTTCGTTGAAGAACATGGCGCCCCGCTGATCGAGAAGGTTCAAAAGCGCCCTCGCCGCAGCGGTTAATCCGCCAGCACCGGCCAAGCCGGATACTGGCTCTAATCGGGTGGAGAATCCTCTCTCCCCCCGATACCCCCCATCGCCGGTGATCTCCAGGAGCCAGGGCAGGTCCTCACGCAGCATCAGAGACAGGGTCGTGTTCCGGTTGGGGGAGTTTCGGCGCTTGAGGGGCGCCTCCTCCTCCTCATCCTTCCTCCCCGGCAATAGGCGGCCCCAGACGACGACGCCGACGCCGCACAATTCGTCCAGCATCGAGGGATGATAGCCTACGACCCGCGATGGAAAGACCTCCTGCTCCCAGGCCGCGGCCGGGAGCTGCAGGCCTTGGAGTTGGCCGATGACCTCGGCCAGACCGTGGGGTCCGATCAACTGAGTGCCCGGGGCGACGTGCTGCCAGCGCGCGAGGAATCGGCAGAACTCCGCCGTCGTGACCGGCTCCATCTCGCGCCGGAGCTGCTTGAGGCAGCGGCGGTGAATGCGGGCGAGGACCTCCCTGTCGCAAAATTCCTCCAGGTTGCGCGCGATGGTCTGCTCACGGAAACGCCCCCGCAGCGCCGATCCCGATGCCTCGAGACCGAGAAGGGCCCGTTCCACCTCGTTCTCCGCAAGCCCCGTCTTCCGCGCCCACTCCGCCGCCGTGGCCGGCCCTTCCGTCATCATCCAGCCCCGAAGGATCGCGGCGGCGTCCGAGTCCTGACGGTCCGCCGAGATGAAATGCGTTTCCGTCCGGACGGCCCGGCCCGAGGCCACGAGCGAGTCCATCCATCCCCGCCAGCCCGCGGGAAGATTGGAGACCGGAAAAACGCACCGTTCGCGGAGCTCGTCGGCCAACTCATCCTCGTTCCGAATGTCCGGCCGGAGTTCTTCCTCCACCTCGGCGATCGCCGCCCCGTCCAGGGCCCCGAACGCCTCCAGGTCCTTGTCGGACAGCGTCCGCCGCGTCGCGACCGCGCGGGCGCGGCGCTCCTCCAGGGGCGCGTCGTCCAGAAAGGTATAGGGATTCGAGTTGAGGATCTCATGGCAGAGGGGCGACGGGGCCGGCGTGTCCCGCGCGATGAGGCGGACCTCGCGGTCCGCGATCCGTTTCACGAGGGCCTCCAATCCCTCCAGGTCCATCGCCTCGTAGAGGCAGTCGCGCATCGTCTCCGTCACCAGGGGGTGGTTCGGGATGGCGATGGGGCGGGTCACGTTCTCCTGGCAGGCGGCCTGGTCAGGAAAGGCGGCGGCGAGGAGGTCGTCGCTGCGCATGCGCTGGATGACGGGGGGGACACGCCTTCCACCCGAAAACCTCAGGAGGGCCAGGGCCCGCGTCGCGTTCCACCGCCAGCGCACGCCAAAGACCGGGGCGTCCAGGACCGCCTGCTCGAGCGTGTGCCTCACCGTTCGGGACGAAAGGAAATCGAAGACCGATTCGAGGGGAAAGCTGTGCTGGGGCCCCAGGGAGAGGAGGACGCCGTCGTCGGTCGCGGCCGCCTGGAGCTCAAAATTAAACCCGGCGCAGAACCGCTTGCGGAGGGCGAGGCCGAAGGCGCGGTTGAGCCGTCCCCCGAAAGGGAGGTGCAGGACGAGCTGCATGCCGCCGCCCTCGTCGAAGAACCGCTCGGCGACCAGGGTCTTTTGCGTCGGCAGCACGCCCAGGGCCGCCTTGGCCTGGCTCAAGTAGCCCACGGCCTGGACCGCCCCGGACGCGGGGACCCCGCACTCGGTCTCCAAGAGGCGGATCGCGCGGCCCTCCTCCGCGAGCAGGGGCTCGATCGCCTCGCGGAGGTCCGAGACTTCTGAGGAGAGCTCCGCGCTCCGGCCCGGGGCCTCGCCGAGCCAGAAAGGGATCGAGGGCGGCTGGCCGTGGGCGTCTTCCACCCTCACCTTCCCCGCCTCGACCCGTTGAATCTTCCAGGAATGGTTGCCCAACTGAAAGATGTCGCCGATCTGGCTCTCGACGGCGAAGTCCTCGTCGACCGAGCCGACGACCGTGCCCTCCGGCTCCTTGACGACGGCATAGGTGAAATTGTCCGGGATCGCCCCGCCCGAGGTGAGGGCCGCCAGCCTCGCGCCCCGCCTCGGCCGGAGGGTTTTCCGGACGCCGTCGCGGTGGAGCCAGGCCCCGCGGGATCCCCGCGAGGTCGCGATCCCTTCCGAAAGCATCGCGACGATCGCGTCGAATTCGGGGCGTTCGAGCCCCGCGTAGGCCCAAGCCCCCCGCACCATCGCGAACGTCTCGTCGATCGTCATCTCCTCGCAGGCGACCGCCGCCACGATCTGCTGGGCCATGACGTCCAGGGGGTGCGGACGAATCGACGTTTTCTCCAGATTGCCGCGCCGGACGCCCCGCACGAAGGCGGCGCATTCGATCAGCTCGTCCCGGGTCACCGGAAAGATCCTGCCCTTGGGCAGGATGAGAGGCCGGATCCCCCCGGAAGGGACGTGTCCCGCGCGTCCGATCCTCTGCAGGCCGACGGCGAGGCTCCGGGGGCTCCCGATGTGGCAGACCAGGTCGACGGCGCCGACGTCGAGCCCAAGTTCGAGCGAGGCCGTCGCAACGACCGCCTTTGCCTGGCCCGCCTTGAGACGCGTCTCGGCGTGGAGGCGCTTCTCCTTGGAGAGGCTCCCGTGATGCGCGGCGACCGCCTCCTCGCCCAGCCTCTCCGCCAGGGCGCGCGTCGCGCGCTCGACCAGGCGGCGCGTGTTGACGAAGACGAGCGTGCTCCTGTGCCCGCCGATCAGGGCGGCCACGCGGTCGTAAATATCGGCCCAGAGCTCCTTGGAGGCGACGGCCGTCAGCTCGCCATTCGGCATCTCGATCTCGAGGTCCAAGTCCCTCCGGTGACCGGCATCGACGATGGCGCAGTCGGGGGCGCCGTCCCTCCCCACGCGCCGGGTCCCCACCAAGAAGCGCGCGATCTCCTCGATCGGACGCTGGGTGGCCGAGAGCCCCACGCGCGGGATCCGGCGCCCGGCCAGAAGATCCAGCCTCTCGAGCGACAGGGCGAGATGCGCACCCCGTTTGTCGCGCGCGACGGCGTGGATCTCGTCGACGATGACGGTCTTGGCCGACTTGAGCATCTTGCGCCCGTTCCTGGAGGTGAGCAGGAGGTAGAGCGACTCCGGCGTCGTGATGAGGATATGCGGAGGCCTTTTGATCATCGCCGCCCTCTCCCCCGGCGTCGTGTCGCCGCTACGGACGGCGGTCCGGATCTCCGGCAGTTTCTCCCAATCCTTGGCCGCCCGGGAACGGAGCTCCGCGAGGGGTTCCTCCAGATTTTTCCGGATGTCGTTGCCCAGGGCCTTGAGGGGCGAGACGTAGACGACGGAGGTCTCGTCCTTGAGCCGTCCGCGGGTCCCTTCGCGGACGAGGCGGTCGATACAGGCGAGAAAGGCGGCAAGCGTCTTTCCCGAACCGGTGGGGGCGGCGATCAAGGTATCGCGGCCGGAGGCGATCGTCGGCCAGCCTCGGGACTGGGGCTCGGTGGGCGTCCCGAAGCGGTCTTCAAACCACCGCGCGACGACGGGATGAAACGATTGCAGGGATGCGTGCATGGAACGGACGATAGCGCCTGGATCGCCGGAAATCCAGCCTAGGACGTGATCTGGACGTAGCCCTTGCGGATCAGTTCCGTGAGGGTCTTGGTGGTGAGGATGTCATCGCCGGGCGCCCGGTCCAGGACGTCTTGAACCGTCCCGCCCATTAAGACCGATTGAATGACGTCCAGTTCCTCGGGACTCAGGCCCCGGAGCGGTCTTTCCAAAGAGAGGCTGGCCGCGACGGACGCCGTCAGAGGCGGGCGGTCGGGGCCCAGGTTGCCCAGCTCGTCCATGATGCGGAAGCCCTCCATCAGCAAGCCCTGGATGGATTCCTCGATCTCCATGGGAAAATCCCGGACAACCGGAGAGACGAGCTCGAATTCGCCCTCCTGCCAGGTCACGATCCGGTAGAAGGATTTCCGGGGGTCCACGTGTTCCCTGCCGTCGACGGAAGCGAAGATGACGCGGCCCTCGCGCAGATGGATTTCTCCTTCGGAGAGGGCCTCGCCTTTCACGTTGCCGCGCATGCGGAGCACGCCGCTCTTTCGCGAACCTTCGAAGAGTTGCAAAAGGTCGGGAAGCGGCATGTCGGTGATCGTCCCCCGCATCAGGTAGGCCGACGGTCTCTGCGTTTCCGTGGGCTTCGCCGAATCCACGACGGGCGAGGGCCCGCGGGCGACGATGAGGCTGAACATGGACGACCCGATCATGACGCGGTCGTTCTCTTTCAAGACCTGTTCTTTTTTCAGTTTCGTCCCATTGACGTAGGTTCCCCCCGTCGATCCGAGGTCCTCGATCGTCACCTCGTGGCCCGAAAGCGAGATTTTCGCGTGCCTGCCCGAGACGTTGGCCTCGTCCAGGACGATCTCGAGCCCCTTGGTGCGTCCGATGATCAAGGGCCTCTCCGCCGAGAGCGCGATCTCGCTGCCCCGGAGCCTGCCGGACGCGAACTTGAGGGAATAACTCGCGTCGATGCGCGACCCGCCGGATCCGGGGGTCGCCGACGGAGGAACCGAGCCGGGCTTGGAATCTCGGCCAGCCGCCCAGAGACCGCCGGTGGCCCTGGAAACGGGGCTTCCCAGCGAGGCCGGTTCCACCGCCCCCGCGAAGACAGAGGCGCTCGAAGACCCGGAAGGACTCGGAGGGGACGCGGAGGCAATGAGGGCGGAACTCACCCCGTAGGCCGCCGGATCGGTCGGGAGCCCCAAGGGGCCGAAGCCGGTGATTCGAAACAAAGGGGTGTAGGTGCTGATGCCCATTGGACCCCTGGTCGTCCGAATGGGTAAAATGTTGCGATCTAATTGCTTCGTCATTTCATCCGGATGTCCATTCCCATGGACACGGGTCCCGCGGAACCCGTTGATTTTCCGGCCGAACAGGCGTCCAATCCCCCCTTTGAAAGGGGGACTCATGCAAACCACACCCGCCTACGCCGCCCGAAGCCCGAAGGAGCCTTTGGCCCCGTTCGAGATCCAGCGCCGCGAGCCCGGTCCCAACGACGTCCAGATCGACATCAAGTTCTGCGGCATCTGCCACTCCGACATCCATCAAGCGAGGGACGAATGGGGCGGCGCGAGCTTTCCCATGGTGCCCGGCCACGAGATCGCGGGCATCGTCTCCAAGGTGGGCGCGAAGGTCACGCGCTTCAAGACGGGCGACCACGCCGGCGTCGGTTGCCTGGTGGACTCCTGCCGCGAATGCAAGGATTGCAAGGCCGGCCTCGAGCAGTACTGCCTCAAGCCGGTTTGGACCTATAACAGCGTCGAGAAAGACGGAAAAAACCCGACCTACGGCGGCTACTCGACCCGGATCGTCGTGGACGAACACTTCGTCCTCCAGATTCCGAAAAACCTCCCGCTGGACCGCGCGGCCCCCCTCCTCTGCGCCGGCATCACGCTCTACTCCCCCCTCCGCCACTGGAAGACGGGCCCCGGTTCGCGCGTGGGCGTCATCGGCCTGGGGGGCCTGGGCCACATGGGCGTCAAGATCGCCAAGGCCCTGGGCGCGGACGTGACGGTGCTCAGCCACTCCAAGAAGAAGGAAGCCGACGCCCGGCGCCTCGGCGCCCAGAACTTTTTCCTGACGTCCGATCCCAGGACCCTGGATCAGAATGCGGGCAAGTTCGATCTTCTCGTGAACACGGTCCCCGTCGAGATCGACTGGGAGCGCACCTTGAACCTCTTGGACCGCGACGGGGCACTCGTGCTGCTCGGCGTCCCGGACGCCAAGCCCACCCTCCACCCCACCACGCTCATCCTGCGCCGCCGGAGCCTGGCGGGATCCGTCATCGGCGGCATCGCGGAGACCCAGGAGATGCTCGATTTCTGCGGCAAGCACGAGATCGCGTCGGAGATCGAGACGATTCCCATTCAGAAGGTGAACGAGGCCTACGAGAGGACGATCCAGGGC
The sequence above is a segment of the bacterium genome. Coding sequences within it:
- a CDS encoding NAD(P)-dependent alcohol dehydrogenase, whose product is MQTTPAYAARSPKEPLAPFEIQRREPGPNDVQIDIKFCGICHSDIHQARDEWGGASFPMVPGHEIAGIVSKVGAKVTRFKTGDHAGVGCLVDSCRECKDCKAGLEQYCLKPVWTYNSVEKDGKNPTYGGYSTRIVVDEHFVLQIPKNLPLDRAAPLLCAGITLYSPLRHWKTGPGSRVGVIGLGGLGHMGVKIAKALGADVTVLSHSKKKEADARRLGAQNFFLTSDPRTLDQNAGKFDLLVNTVPVEIDWERTLNLLDRDGALVLLGVPDAKPTLHPTTLILRRRSLAGSVIGGIAETQEMLDFCGKHEIASEIETIPIQKVNEAYERTIQGDVRYRFVIDLESLKAR
- a CDS encoding DUF4388 domain-containing protein — translated: MGISTYTPLFRITGFGPLGLPTDPAAYGVSSALIASASPPSPSGSSSASVFAGAVEPASLGSPVSRATGGLWAAGRDSKPGSVPPSATPGSGGSRIDASYSLKFASGRLRGSEIALSAERPLIIGRTKGLEIVLDEANVSGRHAKISLSGHEVTIEDLGSTGGTYVNGTKLKKEQVLKENDRVMIGSSMFSLIVARGPSPVVDSAKPTETQRPSAYLMRGTITDMPLPDLLQLFEGSRKSGVLRMRGNVKGEALSEGEIHLREGRVIFASVDGREHVDPRKSFYRIVTWQEGEFELVSPVVRDFPMEIEESIQGLLMEGFRIMDELGNLGPDRPPLTASVAASLSLERPLRGLSPEELDVIQSVLMGGTVQDVLDRAPGDDILTTKTLTELIRKGYVQITS
- a CDS encoding DEAD/DEAH box helicase, which translates into the protein MHASLQSFHPVVARWFEDRFGTPTEPQSRGWPTIASGRDTLIAAPTGSGKTLAAFLACIDRLVREGTRGRLKDETSVVYVSPLKALGNDIRKNLEEPLAELRSRAAKDWEKLPEIRTAVRSGDTTPGERAAMIKRPPHILITTPESLYLLLTSRNGRKMLKSAKTVIVDEIHAVARDKRGAHLALSLERLDLLAGRRIPRVGLSATQRPIEEIARFLVGTRRVGRDGAPDCAIVDAGHRRDLDLEIEMPNGELTAVASKELWADIYDRVAALIGGHRSTLVFVNTRRLVERATRALAERLGEEAVAAHHGSLSKEKRLHAETRLKAGQAKAVVATASLELGLDVGAVDLVCHIGSPRSLAVGLQRIGRAGHVPSGGIRPLILPKGRIFPVTRDELIECAAFVRGVRRGNLEKTSIRPHPLDVMAQQIVAAVACEEMTIDETFAMVRGAWAYAGLERPEFDAIVAMLSEGIATSRGSRGAWLHRDGVRKTLRPRRGARLAALTSGGAIPDNFTYAVVKEPEGTVVGSVDEDFAVESQIGDIFQLGNHSWKIQRVEAGKVRVEDAHGQPPSIPFWLGEAPGRSAELSSEVSDLREAIEPLLAEEGRAIRLLETECGVPASGAVQAVGYLSQAKAALGVLPTQKTLVAERFFDEGGGMQLVLHLPFGGRLNRAFGLALRKRFCAGFNFELQAAATDDGVLLSLGPQHSFPLESVFDFLSSRTVRHTLEQAVLDAPVFGVRWRWNATRALALLRFSGGRRVPPVIQRMRSDDLLAAAFPDQAACQENVTRPIAIPNHPLVTETMRDCLYEAMDLEGLEALVKRIADREVRLIARDTPAPSPLCHEILNSNPYTFLDDAPLEERRARAVATRRTLSDKDLEAFGALDGAAIAEVEEELRPDIRNEDELADELRERCVFPVSNLPAGWRGWMDSLVASGRAVRTETHFISADRQDSDAAAILRGWMMTEGPATAAEWARKTGLAENEVERALLGLEASGSALRGRFREQTIARNLEEFCDREVLARIHRRCLKQLRREMEPVTTAEFCRFLARWQHVAPGTQLIGPHGLAEVIGQLQGLQLPAAAWEQEVFPSRVVGYHPSMLDELCGVGVVVWGRLLPGRKDEEEEAPLKRRNSPNRNTTLSLMLREDLPWLLEITGDGGYRGERGFSTRLEPVSGLAGAGGLTAAARALLNLLDQRGAMFFNELHEVTGRLRTDLDQALWELVTAGEITCDGFAGLRNLINPRRRREKARLLALYSGSRRPLFLGGGGRWSLFRHHAPAIPKGQLREPDAEEALAWQFLHRWGVVFRDVLGREPLSPPWR